In Trichoderma breve strain T069 chromosome 4, whole genome shotgun sequence, the following proteins share a genomic window:
- a CDS encoding mitochondrial ribosomal protein l51 / s25 / CI-B8 domain-containing protein, with translation MSAKFAFAKSLKEVRFLFCQTSEQSAAVRSFLTKQYPAIKQANPNTPILLREAAGTLPKVYARFDFGTEKSQSLEGLSDKQIEDTVSGLVTKA, from the exons ATGTCCGCCAAGTTCGCCTTCGCCAAATCCCTCAAGGAGGTgcgcttcctcttctgccagACCTCCGAGCAGAGCGCCGCCGTCCG ATCTTTCCTCACAAAACAATACCCCGCCATCAAGCAGGCTAACCCAAACACCCCGATCCTCCTCCGCGAAGCCGCCGGCACCCTTCCCAAAGTCTACGCCAGATTCG ATTTCGGCACTGAAAAGTCACAGTCTTTGGAAGGCCTGTCAGACAAGCAGATCGAGGATACCGTTTCAGGGCTGGTAACAAAGGCATAG